The proteins below are encoded in one region of Candidatus Binataceae bacterium:
- a CDS encoding P-II family nitrogen regulator has protein sequence MKKIEALFLEEKLGEVRDTIFKQGVHRFVISQTVVHEFGRPRPSRWRTSEATDDESVTIKLEVVVPDEISQAVAKAIMDVAHTRHPKVSITISPVDEFLEITLSDEQPRANARRRGTPSTPSTPGTPNT, from the coding sequence ATGAAGAAGATTGAAGCTCTGTTTCTGGAAGAGAAATTGGGCGAGGTCCGAGACACGATCTTCAAGCAGGGTGTCCATCGATTCGTTATCAGTCAAACGGTTGTTCACGAGTTCGGACGTCCTCGTCCCTCGCGATGGAGAACCAGCGAAGCCACCGACGATGAGTCGGTCACCATCAAACTCGAAGTCGTGGTCCCCGATGAGATCTCGCAGGCGGTCGCCAAAGCAATAATGGACGTAGCTCACACCAGACATCCCAAAGTGTCGATAACAATTTCTCCGGTAGACGAATTTCTCGAGATAACCTTGAGCGATGAGCAGCCAAGGGCCAATGCGAGACGCCGCGGTACGCCTAGCACGCCCAGTACACCCGGTACGCCCAATACGTAG